The following coding sequences lie in one Bacillota bacterium genomic window:
- a CDS encoding HPr family phosphocarrier protein, which translates to MEKIITIKSTAGLHAELASKVVQTSSKYDVDIKLVYAHVTIDAKSILGLMSLAVPQGENVKLIAIGENAESAINDIEKILG; encoded by the coding sequence ATGGAAAAAATAATTACTATTAAAAGCACAGCAGGATTACACGCTGAACTGGCTTCAAAAGTAGTTCAAACATCAAGTAAATATGATGTTGATATTAAATTAGTTTACGCTCATGTGACAATAGATGCTAAATCTATTTTAGGTTTAATGAGTTTAGCCGTTCCTCAAGGGGAAAATGTAAAACTAATCGCTATAGGTGAAAATGCCGAAAGCGCAATCAATGATATTGAAAAGATTTTAGGATAA
- a CDS encoding DUF4956 domain-containing protein has translation MQLFLSIIDILGELESLDLSVLDIVLNLLITLFISLWVLFIYKLSYQTTVYNKSFSMTLPISALVTCMVIMAVSSNVILSLGMVGALSIVRFRTAIKNPLDTIFMFWSIGIGITVGANSSVLAIIGSVVIGLCILFVQALEIFTTPYILIVNFEGTYNEDFLLKEVEQIYKKYSIRNKSIQKEKAEFTFEVRGTKGFQKKIEPLRKLEGVSQVMLLSYRGDYVL, from the coding sequence ATGCAATTATTTTTATCAATTATAGATATCTTAGGAGAACTTGAATCTCTTGATTTATCTGTATTAGACATTGTTTTAAATTTACTCATTACTTTATTTATTAGTTTATGGGTTTTGTTTATTTATAAGCTTAGTTATCAAACAACCGTCTATAACAAAAGTTTTTCCATGACGTTACCTATCTCTGCATTGGTTACTTGCATGGTTATTATGGCGGTATCAAGTAATGTCATATTATCTCTAGGAATGGTTGGAGCTTTATCAATTGTCAGATTTAGAACCGCGATAAAGAACCCCTTAGACACTATTTTTATGTTTTGGTCCATAGGGATTGGTATTACCGTTGGAGCGAACTCAAGCGTACTTGCAATCATTGGTAGTGTAGTTATCGGACTATGTATTCTTTTTGTTCAAGCCTTAGAAATATTTACTACTCCTTATATTTTGATTGTAAATTTTGAAGGAACATACAATGAAGACTTTTTATTGAAAGAAGTAGAACAAATTTATAAGAAATATTCCATAAGAAATAAATCGATTCAAAAAGAAAAAGCTGAATTTACATTTGAAGTCAGAGGAACAAAAGGTTTTCAAAAGAAAATTGAGCCTCTTCGTAAACTTGAAGGGGTTTCTCAAGTCATGCTTTTAAGTTATAGGGGCGATTACGTTTTATAA
- a CDS encoding competence protein ComK has product MIHYIEKTKEDFVKVAKEHDVFLYDRTLIGYLNELLLETLSTLEGRLKATKKVFHFKAKIPIFINESTLLIPLIGYRSKTSFYLNYHSIEHFSILKGSKLYISFRNNHEMKLEKKYGFIKQYEKAKRILDYLEKAKNE; this is encoded by the coding sequence ATGATCCATTATATAGAAAAGACAAAAGAAGATTTCGTAAAAGTGGCAAAAGAACATGATGTTTTCTTATATGATCGCACATTAATTGGCTACTTAAATGAGTTGTTGCTTGAAACGCTTTCAACACTAGAAGGAAGATTGAAAGCGACAAAGAAAGTGTTTCATTTTAAGGCGAAAATTCCGATTTTTATTAACGAATCAACTTTACTAATTCCTTTGATTGGATATCGCTCTAAAACAAGTTTCTATCTTAATTATCATAGTATAGAACATTTTTCGATTCTAAAAGGCAGCAAATTATACATATCTTTTCGAAACAATCACGAAATGAAATTAGAAAAAAAATATGGTTTTATAAAACAATATGAAAAAGCAAAAAGAATCTTAGATTATCTTGAAAAGGCAAAAAACGAATAA
- the rpsD gene encoding 30S ribosomal protein S4, whose protein sequence is MSRFLGSGWKVSRRLGYSITETGKELNKRPYAPGQHGQKRTKLSEYGVQLQEKQRVRYTYGVNEKQFRKTFNEAKKMPGKQGANFLFLLESRLDNLVYRSGFARTRQQARQLVNHGHILLDGKKASIPSIRVKPGQVISVKETSKTLVIIKDALEAVISRLEFISFDDNKNESTYLRLPERSEILAEIKENLIVELYNK, encoded by the coding sequence ATGTCAAGATTTTTAGGATCAGGGTGGAAAGTATCACGTAGATTAGGTTATTCAATAACCGAAACCGGTAAAGAACTTAACAAACGTCCTTATGCTCCTGGACAACACGGGCAAAAACGGACAAAACTTTCAGAGTACGGGGTTCAGTTACAAGAAAAACAACGTGTACGTTACACGTATGGTGTTAACGAAAAACAATTTCGTAAAACATTCAATGAAGCTAAAAAAATGCCAGGAAAACAAGGTGCAAACTTTTTATTCTTATTAGAATCTAGATTAGATAATTTAGTTTATCGTTCTGGTTTTGCAAGAACAAGACAACAAGCAAGACAACTTGTCAATCATGGTCATATCTTATTAGATGGAAAAAAAGCATCCATTCCATCCATAAGAGTAAAACCTGGTCAAGTGATCAGTGTGAAAGAAACTTCTAAAACATTAGTGATTATTAAAGATGCATTAGAAGCTGTAATAAGCAGACTTGAATTTATTTCTTTTGATGACAATAAAAACGAATCAACTTATCTCCGTTTACCGGAAAGAAGCGAAATTCTAGCAGAAATCAAAGAAAATCTTATCGTTGAACTTTACAACAAATAA
- a CDS encoding helix-turn-helix domain-containing protein — protein MSQIIYLYYKNIDYDTLIAFLNGFEDLYVKKLSENLFMITDESAYEDRDYNHLREMAMQEFYQDFTAFIVPKSQGFDANIILQVLPKMNPGVYEIQTIIPEIVLSHLNETKSLLKNYYYSLCGIETIESVIGFIESNLNASEASKRLFMHRNTLNYRLDHFVKQSRIDIRTFEGALAIYLLFRI, from the coding sequence ATGAGCCAAATCATTTATCTTTATTATAAAAATATCGATTACGATACGTTAATCGCTTTTTTGAATGGGTTTGAAGATTTATATGTTAAGAAGCTTAGTGAAAACCTCTTTATGATTACGGATGAATCCGCCTATGAAGATCGAGATTATAATCATTTGCGAGAAATGGCTATGCAAGAGTTTTATCAAGATTTTACAGCATTCATCGTTCCGAAATCACAAGGATTTGATGCAAATATCATTCTCCAAGTTTTACCGAAAATGAATCCAGGCGTATATGAGATTCAAACCATTATTCCCGAGATTGTATTATCTCATCTAAACGAAACCAAATCATTATTAAAAAATTATTACTATTCCCTTTGTGGAATTGAAACCATTGAATCTGTCATTGGCTTTATCGAATCAAATTTAAATGCTTCCGAAGCATCAAAAAGATTATTTATGCATCGAAATACACTCAATTACCGGCTGGACCACTTTGTGAAACAATCTAGAATTGATATTAGAACGTTTGAAGGAGCTCTTGCCATCTATTTGTTATTTCGAATTTAA
- a CDS encoding polyphosphate polymerase domain-containing protein: protein MELSRTELKFIITIDEYVKLKNQLQLIMNLDIHAEIDEDEYFLHSLYFDDFYDSRIFEKADGIEFHQKFRIRTYSSSEKRLEYKTKVGNMTNKQSMWISDELAQALILRDYPVLYQFIDEPLIQAILIRMKCDDLRPRLYVDYKREAYTYPEGDVRITFDKDICGYLFDRSISSKRKILEPRTMILEVKYTGILPDFIHKIVFYKNLQVLSYSKFYMSWLLLEI from the coding sequence ATGGAATTATCTAGAACGGAGTTGAAATTCATCATTACCATTGATGAATATGTAAAACTTAAAAATCAACTTCAGTTAATTATGAATTTAGATATTCATGCAGAAATCGATGAAGACGAATACTTTCTTCACTCCCTTTATTTCGATGATTTTTATGATTCTCGCATTTTTGAAAAAGCGGATGGAATTGAATTTCATCAGAAGTTTCGAATTCGAACCTATTCATCCAGCGAGAAACGATTGGAGTACAAAACAAAAGTTGGAAATATGACAAACAAACAATCCATGTGGATCTCTGATGAATTGGCGCAAGCCCTTATTTTGAGAGATTATCCTGTATTGTATCAATTTATAGATGAACCGTTAATTCAAGCTATTTTGATTCGAATGAAATGCGATGATTTACGACCTAGATTATACGTAGATTATAAAAGAGAAGCCTACACTTATCCTGAAGGGGACGTAAGAATTACTTTTGATAAAGATATCTGTGGATACTTATTCGATCGTAGTATTTCAAGCAAACGAAAAATCTTAGAACCAAGAACAATGATTTTAGAAGTTAAATATACTGGAATATTGCCAGATTTCATTCACAAAATTGTTTTTTATAAAAATTTACAAGTATTATCATACTCTAAGTTTTATATGAGTTGGCTTTTGCTTGAAATATAA
- the ugpC gene encoding sn-glycerol-3-phosphate ABC transporter ATP-binding protein UgpC yields MATLTFKGLDKVYDNGVQAVFDFSLEVKHKEFIVFVGPSGCGKSTTLRMVAGLEEITAGELYIDDVLVNDVAPKDRNIAMVFQSYALYPHMTVYDNMAFGLKLRKMPKDEIEKRVKNAADILGLTGYLDRKPKALSGGQRQRVALGRAIVRDAKVFLMDEPLSNLDAKLRVAMRAELIKLHERLGTTTIYVTHDQIEAMTMATRIVVMKDGRIQQIGAPKEIYDNPNNMFVGGFIGTPAMNFLTGEVQDDGYFYCENLKLKIPEPKFQLLKDKDYLNHQVVLGTRPEDMHDELVALETYKDSKAKFLVDVAELLGAETNIHIAVAKTNIIAKVNARSDIHIGDTIELAFNMNKCHFFDVDHEHRIVKASPVRQDTVQ; encoded by the coding sequence ATGGCAACTTTAACATTTAAAGGATTAGACAAAGTTTACGACAATGGCGTACAAGCAGTTTTTGATTTTTCACTAGAAGTAAAACATAAAGAATTTATCGTATTTGTTGGTCCTTCTGGATGCGGAAAATCCACTACACTTCGAATGGTAGCAGGACTTGAAGAAATTACAGCAGGAGAGCTTTATATTGATGATGTATTAGTAAATGATGTAGCTCCGAAAGATAGAAACATTGCGATGGTTTTCCAATCTTATGCACTGTATCCACATATGACTGTATACGATAATATGGCATTTGGATTAAAACTAAGAAAAATGCCAAAAGATGAAATTGAAAAACGCGTTAAAAACGCAGCTGATATTTTAGGCTTAACAGGATACCTTGATCGTAAACCAAAAGCTTTATCAGGTGGACAAAGACAACGTGTGGCATTAGGTAGAGCGATTGTAAGAGACGCGAAAGTGTTCTTAATGGATGAGCCATTATCTAATTTAGATGCTAAATTACGTGTAGCTATGAGAGCGGAACTCATTAAACTTCATGAACGGTTAGGAACTACAACCATTTATGTAACGCATGACCAAATTGAAGCCATGACAATGGCTACAAGAATTGTTGTTATGAAAGATGGAAGAATTCAACAAATAGGTGCTCCAAAAGAAATTTATGACAATCCAAACAACATGTTTGTTGGTGGATTTATTGGAACTCCAGCCATGAACTTTTTAACAGGTGAAGTGCAAGATGATGGGTATTTTTATTGCGAGAATTTAAAATTAAAAATTCCAGAACCTAAATTCCAATTATTAAAAGACAAAGATTATTTGAATCATCAAGTAGTATTAGGAACACGTCCAGAAGATATGCATGATGAATTAGTTGCTTTAGAAACTTATAAAGATTCAAAAGCAAAATTCTTAGTAGACGTTGCCGAGTTACTAGGGGCTGAAACAAATATTCATATCGCAGTTGCTAAAACAAATATTATTGCCAAAGTAAACGCTCGTTCAGACATTCACATAGGAGATACCATTGAACTTGCTTTTAACATGAACAAATGTCATTTCTTTGATGTTGATCACGAACACAGAATCGTTAAAGCATCCCCAGTAAGACAAGATACAGTTCAATAA
- a CDS encoding sugar ABC transporter permease, protein MARDKTVKNLTSTSSIENQNKIAYLFLLPWFIGFSLFVIYPFFKTIYNTLFDISSQANTLVYVYNLNITGGNFGTAFRNLYFFPQLLDFIVMEVTYVPTIIIVAFILALLLNTGAKGQGIFRVIFFFPVIIMSGPVAGILKYNGAGSLFDYVNNIVFKMIFSYSHGLAEALSGLFENFTMVLWFTGIPIILFINALQKINVNLYEAAKIDGASSWQILWKIKVPIVKSTAFITAVFTIVQIGTYSLNPVYNLIKGQIYATEGGIGLASTFAFIYAVVVFMLVGVAYLLLGKPEKTKTIHLSSIQRRNLESVKKKQQKLKKRTVVDN, encoded by the coding sequence ATGGCAAGAGATAAAACAGTCAAAAATCTTACTTCTACATCTTCCATTGAAAATCAAAATAAAATTGCTTATTTATTTCTTTTACCATGGTTTATCGGCTTTTCTTTGTTTGTTATTTATCCTTTCTTTAAAACGATTTATAACACGTTATTTGATATTTCTTCACAAGCGAACACTTTGGTGTACGTTTATAACTTAAATATTACAGGAGGAAACTTCGGAACGGCGTTTCGAAATCTGTATTTCTTCCCACAATTACTTGATTTTATCGTCATGGAAGTTACTTATGTACCAACGATAATTATTGTTGCATTTATCTTAGCTTTATTATTAAATACTGGCGCAAAAGGACAAGGAATCTTTCGAGTTATCTTTTTCTTTCCTGTCATCATTATGAGTGGGCCTGTTGCTGGAATTTTAAAATATAATGGAGCTGGATCATTGTTTGATTACGTCAATAATATTGTGTTTAAAATGATTTTTAGTTATAGTCATGGGTTAGCTGAAGCTTTATCTGGACTATTTGAAAACTTTACAATGGTATTATGGTTTACAGGAATTCCAATTATCTTATTTATCAATGCGCTACAAAAAATAAATGTAAATCTTTACGAAGCAGCCAAAATCGATGGAGCTTCCTCTTGGCAAATATTATGGAAGATTAAAGTTCCAATCGTAAAATCAACAGCTTTTATTACCGCAGTATTTACGATTGTTCAAATTGGAACCTATTCACTCAATCCAGTCTATAACCTTATAAAGGGGCAAATTTATGCAACAGAAGGTGGAATTGGACTTGCCTCAACCTTTGCTTTTATTTATGCTGTCGTTGTTTTCATGTTAGTAGGAGTAGCCTATTTGCTTTTAGGTAAACCTGAAAAAACAAAAACCATTCACTTATCCTCTATCCAAAGAAGGAATTTAGAATCGGTTAAGAAGAAACAACAAAAATTGAAGAAAAGGACGGTGGTTGACAATTGA
- a CDS encoding carbohydrate ABC transporter permease → MKTIVLKTKLFFKKLATNQINFKEYYRTHKTRINRLISQIVVYVFLITISYVFLYPIIKMLSISFMSSNDLVNPEVIWFPKDFSFSNYKIAWAVLNGSVSLFNSIKFSMIMAIFQTFISAITGFAFARYEFRGKKVLYGILLLSFIIPVPILLITQYNMFNSFYQLIGWTGAGKGLNTYDSQMIMAFFGQGVNSAILILIFVNFFKMIPVDLYEAGKIDGANPFQLFWHITIKLSLSTIIVVFLFSFVWNWNESYVTELLVGDGVDLFTNQLGKFDSLFGTRVSDTRSEGDAIQLVESFKMAATVISIIPLLLIYFAGQKSFVQGIEKTGITGE, encoded by the coding sequence TTGAAAACAATCGTCTTGAAAACTAAGTTGTTCTTCAAAAAACTAGCAACGAATCAAATCAACTTTAAAGAATATTACCGAACTCATAAAACAAGAATAAATCGTTTGATTTCTCAAATTGTTGTATATGTCTTTTTAATTACGATTAGTTATGTTTTTTTATATCCTATTATAAAAATGCTTTCTATTTCATTTATGAGTTCAAATGACTTGGTAAATCCTGAAGTCATCTGGTTCCCCAAAGATTTCTCCTTTTCAAATTACAAAATAGCTTGGGCTGTTTTAAATGGGTCAGTATCCTTATTCAACTCTATTAAATTTTCAATGATTATGGCTATTTTTCAAACATTTATTTCAGCAATTACCGGTTTTGCTTTTGCACGATATGAATTTAGAGGTAAAAAAGTATTGTATGGAATTTTACTTTTATCTTTTATCATTCCGGTTCCTATTTTATTAATCACTCAATACAATATGTTTAATTCGTTTTACCAATTAATTGGTTGGACAGGTGCAGGCAAAGGATTAAATACATATGATTCTCAAATGATAATGGCTTTCTTTGGACAAGGAGTCAATTCAGCTATTCTAATTTTAATCTTTGTAAATTTCTTTAAAATGATACCTGTGGATTTATATGAAGCTGGAAAAATTGATGGAGCAAACCCTTTTCAATTATTTTGGCACATCACTATTAAATTGTCTCTATCAACCATTATCGTAGTGTTTTTGTTTTCCTTCGTATGGAACTGGAACGAAAGCTACGTCACCGAACTTTTGGTTGGAGATGGCGTTGATTTATTTACAAATCAATTAGGTAAATTCGATTCTTTATTTGGAACAAGAGTATCGGACACTAGATCAGAAGGAGACGCTATTCAATTAGTTGAATCCTTTAAAATGGCAGCGACGGTCATTTCAATCATTCCATTATTGCTTATTTATTTTGCTGGACAAAAATCATTTGTTCAAGGAATTGAAAAAACTGGAATCACTGGTGAATAG
- the tpiA gene encoding triose-phosphate isomerase, translating into MRKPIIAGNWKMFKTRDEALYFILKVSTMMPSIEEVETIVFAQAPLMRCLVKRQGDNLRIGAQNLCYEDEGAYTGEVSGALLNSYNVEYVIVGHSERRNIFLETDEIVNKKVIAALRNDLMPIVCIGEHLEERENNLTNQVLKAQLEKAFANVSQIDMDNVILAYEPIWAIGTGKTATSEMANESCKYIRSVIQDMYGSSVSESIRIQYGGSVKPENIDELLAMPHIDGALIGGASLDPDKFIYMANAAVKK; encoded by the coding sequence ATGAGAAAACCAATTATTGCTGGAAACTGGAAAATGTTTAAAACGCGTGATGAAGCGCTGTATTTTATTTTAAAAGTTTCGACAATGATGCCAAGTATCGAAGAAGTTGAAACCATCGTTTTTGCACAAGCGCCTTTAATGCGTTGTCTTGTGAAACGTCAAGGAGACAACCTTAGAATCGGTGCTCAAAATTTATGCTATGAAGATGAAGGCGCTTATACTGGAGAAGTTTCAGGTGCGTTGTTAAATAGTTATAATGTGGAATACGTCATTGTTGGACATAGTGAAAGAAGAAATATCTTTTTAGAGACCGATGAGATTGTAAATAAAAAAGTCATTGCAGCTTTAAGAAATGACTTAATGCCAATTGTTTGTATCGGAGAACATCTTGAAGAAAGAGAAAACAATCTGACAAATCAAGTTTTAAAAGCTCAATTAGAAAAAGCATTTGCCAATGTTAGTCAAATAGATATGGATAACGTGATCTTGGCATATGAACCGATTTGGGCAATTGGAACTGGTAAAACAGCAACTTCAGAAATGGCGAATGAATCGTGTAAATACATTCGCAGCGTTATTCAAGATATGTATGGAAGTTCAGTAAGTGAGTCCATTCGAATTCAATATGGTGGTTCTGTAAAGCCAGAAAATATTGATGAATTACTAGCAATGCCACATATTGATGGAGCTTTAATCGGAGGGGCCTCTTTGGATCCCGATAAATTCATCTATATGGCAAATGCCGCAGTGAAAAAATAA
- a CDS encoding GAF domain-containing protein: MFIHSENEELRTKINNSFLETLKGYLDSKLPVVTNLANMSAIIFASFQEINWAGFYLFNGQNLYLGPFQGLPACVEIAIGSGVCGTSALKRETIVVKDTHAFTGHIACDSNSLSEIVIPIIKNNALIGVLDIDSPVINRFDEIDKFTFEKAVNLLVDILV, encoded by the coding sequence ATGTTTATACATTCAGAAAACGAAGAATTAAGAACTAAAATCAATAATTCATTTCTTGAAACGCTTAAAGGGTATCTTGATTCAAAATTACCGGTTGTAACTAATCTTGCAAACATGTCTGCAATTATTTTTGCATCTTTTCAAGAGATTAATTGGGCTGGCTTTTATTTATTCAACGGACAAAATCTTTATCTTGGACCTTTTCAAGGTCTTCCAGCTTGCGTTGAAATCGCTATCGGAAGTGGGGTTTGTGGCACTTCAGCTTTAAAAAGAGAAACGATTGTTGTAAAGGACACTCATGCCTTTACAGGACATATCGCATGTGACAGTAATTCCTTGTCTGAAATTGTTATTCCAATTATTAAGAATAACGCCCTAATTGGGGTCTTAGATATCGATAGTCCTGTCATCAATCGCTTTGATGAAATTGACAAATTTACCTTTGAGAAAGCGGTAAATCTTTTGGTTGACATTTTAGTGTGA
- a CDS encoding phosphoglycerate kinase, which produces MKKKTIEDIQVASKKVLVRVDFNVPMQDGMITDDNRIVQALPTIKYLLDEKGKVILFSHLGRVKTEADKASASLAPVANRLAELLNQSVKFIPFTRGIELEEAINQLNDGEVLMFENTRFEDIDGNKESKNNPELGAYWASLGDVFVNDAFGTAHRAHASNVGIASHLEAVAGFLMEKELRYIGDAVDNPARPFVAILGGAKVSDKIGVIENLLNKADKILIGGGMAYTFMKALGFNIGTSIVENDKVDLAKSLLEKANGKIILPIDLVVSEEFKEDAPFHTTTYKKIQDNEMGLDVGSKTIELFKKELKNAKTVVWNGPLGVFEFENFSKGTRAICEILANLKDAKTIIGGGDSAAAAIQMGYQDKFTHISTGGGASLEYLEGKELPGVVALDDQESCGCGSDCECN; this is translated from the coding sequence ATGAAAAAGAAAACAATTGAAGACATTCAAGTAGCTTCAAAAAAAGTGCTTGTTAGAGTAGATTTTAACGTTCCGATGCAAGATGGAATGATTACTGATGATAATCGAATAGTACAAGCGTTACCTACCATAAAATACCTTTTAGATGAAAAAGGAAAAGTAATATTATTTAGTCACTTGGGTAGAGTGAAAACAGAAGCAGATAAAGCATCTGCATCGTTAGCACCAGTAGCTAATCGGTTGGCAGAACTTTTAAATCAATCCGTTAAATTTATTCCTTTTACAAGAGGTATAGAATTAGAAGAAGCTATTAACCAATTAAATGATGGTGAAGTTTTGATGTTTGAAAACACTCGCTTCGAAGACATAGATGGAAATAAAGAGTCGAAAAATAATCCAGAATTAGGTGCATACTGGGCAAGTCTTGGAGATGTATTTGTAAATGACGCATTTGGAACGGCACATCGCGCTCATGCATCCAACGTGGGAATTGCAAGTCATTTAGAAGCAGTAGCTGGATTTTTAATGGAAAAAGAATTGCGTTACATTGGTGATGCTGTTGATAACCCTGCAAGACCATTTGTGGCTATTCTTGGTGGTGCAAAAGTTTCAGATAAAATTGGAGTCATTGAAAATTTATTAAATAAAGCGGATAAAATCTTAATTGGTGGAGGTATGGCATATACCTTCATGAAAGCTTTAGGATTTAACATTGGAACGTCTATTGTAGAAAATGATAAGGTTGACTTAGCTAAATCTCTTCTAGAAAAAGCAAATGGCAAGATTATTTTACCGATTGATTTGGTTGTTTCTGAAGAGTTTAAAGAGGATGCACCTTTCCATACAACAACCTATAAAAAAATTCAAGATAACGAAATGGGCTTAGACGTAGGGTCAAAAACCATTGAATTATTTAAAAAAGAATTAAAAAATGCTAAAACAGTGGTATGGAATGGACCCCTTGGTGTTTTCGAATTTGAAAACTTTTCCAAAGGAACTAGAGCAATTTGTGAGATTTTAGCTAACTTAAAAGATGCAAAAACAATCATCGGTGGAGGAGATTCTGCCGCAGCTGCTATTCAAATGGGTTATCAAGATAAATTCACTCATATTTCAACAGGAGGGGGAGCTTCCTTAGAATACCTTGAGGGCAAAGAGCTTCCAGGAGTTGTCGCATTAGATGACCAAGAATCATGCGGTTGTGGATCGGATTGTGAATGCAATTAA